In Cryptosporangium minutisporangium, the genomic stretch AGCTCGGTAGCGGCGTGTTTCGGGGTGTTCGGGTTTCTGGGGCCGAGTGCGCTGGTGTGCCGTCTGCGGACGACGCGCGCCCGTGAGCTCCGGGACGCCTGGCCGGACGTCGTCGACAACCTGGCCTCGGCGGTGCGGGCGGGCATGTCGCTGCCCGAGGCCGTGGGCGCGATCGCCGAGCGGGGACCGGCGCCGCTCCGCCCGGCGTTCGCCCGGTTCGCTGCGGACCACCGGGCGACCGGGCAGTTCCTCGTCTGCCTGGACCGGCTCAAGGGGGATCTGTCCGACCCGGTGGCCGATCGGATCTGCGAAGCGCTCCGGGTGGCCCGCGAGGTCGGCGGCACCGACCTCGGACGGCTGCTGCGGACGCTGTCCGGCTTCCTGCGCGAGGACGCCCGGATCCGAGCCGAGCTGGAGACCCGGCAGGGCTGGACGGTGAACGCGGCGCGGCTCGCGGTGGCCGCCCCCTGGCTCGTGCTGCTCCTGCTCGCCACGCAGTCCACGACGCTGCGGGTGTTCGACAGCGGCTCCGGCCGGCTGCTGCTCGTTCTCGGCGGTGCGACGACGTTGGTCGCCTACCGGCTGATGCTGCGGGTCGGACGGCTGCCCACCGAGCGGCGGGTGCTGACGTGAGCGGCGTCGGGGCGCTGGTCGGGCTGGCGTTCGCGCTGGGAGTGGCGCTGGTGACCTGGGGCGGGCCGCAGGCTCGGCGTCCGCGGCTGGACGACCGGCTGGCGCCGTACGTGGGCCGCGCGGAGGTCAGCCGGGCAGTGGCGGCGCCCTCGTCGAGGGCCGACCCTGCGTGGGCCCTCTGGACAGGAGCCGCGTCCCGGGCGAGGTCGGCACCCGGAGTGCGGGGCGACGGGCGGGTGGG encodes the following:
- a CDS encoding type II secretion system F family protein, whose product is MGAVLGFAFGCGLLLLLRRRRPRGRFSWGRRPSRRAALLNAAGLPGVRPAQLLGAQIGAALAAFGVTYTALGSSSVAACFGVFGFLGPSALVCRLRTTRARELRDAWPDVVDNLASAVRAGMSLPEAVGAIAERGPAPLRPAFARFAADHRATGQFLVCLDRLKGDLSDPVADRICEALRVAREVGGTDLGRLLRTLSGFLREDARIRAELETRQGWTVNAARLAVAAPWLVLLLLATQSTTLRVFDSGSGRLLLVLGGATTLVAYRLMLRVGRLPTERRVLT